One stretch of Saccharomonospora xinjiangensis XJ-54 DNA includes these proteins:
- a CDS encoding CocE/NonD family hydrolase: MRTVTSLPYPVRRDDHVWIPLADGTRLSARVWRPVSSDDDPVPAILEFIPYRLNDLTFQRDSIHHPYLAGHGYAGVRVDLRGSGNSDGVLADEYLERELADGEDVLAWLAAQPWCDGSTAMMGISWGGFNALQIAARRPPSLKAVATLSSTDDRYADDVHYMGGCLLSDNLSWASTMFAYNACPPDPAVVGRRWRRMWLHRLQHCEPWLVEWLRHQRRDDYWRHGSVCEDYAAVNCPVLAVSGWADGYSNSVFRLLRHLRVPRQGLIGPWSHKYPHLGVPGPAIGFLQELVRWWDHWLKGIDNGVMDEPMLRIWMQESAKPATAYEQRPGRWIGEPSWPSPHIEVTGFTLLPNRLVRAPDAEDSEDGANGENSEALTIESPLSVGQFAGKWCSYNAPPDLPYDQREEDGGSLVFDTGVLTQRHEILGSPVVHLELSADRPNAMVTVRLSDVSPEGRATRVSYGLLNLTHRNGHDRPEPLEPHRRYRVSVPLNGVAQAFPAGHRVRIAVSTSYWPLAWPPPEPVRLTVFPARSSVTLPVRPPRHDETHAEPFDEPEGAPPPPVRRLRPGEGRWTVSRDLVEYRSALDVVKELGVLHFDDIDLDVSRRADEHYEWVADDFGSARGSVDWTMRFTRGEWDASSVTHTTLACTPTEFLVHARLDAYEGEQRVFSRNWHTSIPRDHV, from the coding sequence GTGCGCACGGTGACCTCGCTGCCCTACCCGGTGCGCAGGGACGATCACGTGTGGATTCCGCTGGCGGACGGCACCCGGCTGTCGGCGCGGGTGTGGCGGCCGGTGTCCTCCGACGACGACCCTGTGCCCGCGATCCTGGAGTTCATCCCCTACCGCTTGAACGATCTGACGTTCCAGCGCGATTCGATCCACCACCCCTACCTCGCGGGGCACGGTTACGCCGGGGTGCGGGTGGACCTTCGGGGCAGCGGCAACAGCGACGGCGTCCTCGCCGACGAATACCTCGAACGGGAACTCGCCGACGGCGAGGACGTGCTGGCGTGGCTGGCCGCGCAACCGTGGTGCGACGGCAGCACGGCCATGATGGGAATCTCGTGGGGCGGGTTCAACGCCTTGCAGATCGCGGCACGCAGACCCCCGAGCCTGAAGGCCGTCGCCACGCTGTCGTCCACGGACGACCGGTACGCCGACGACGTGCACTACATGGGTGGCTGCCTGCTGTCGGACAACCTGTCGTGGGCCTCGACGATGTTCGCCTACAACGCCTGCCCGCCCGACCCCGCTGTGGTGGGCAGGCGGTGGCGGCGGATGTGGTTGCACCGGCTTCAGCACTGCGAACCGTGGCTGGTCGAGTGGCTTCGCCACCAGCGGCGCGACGACTACTGGCGCCACGGATCGGTGTGCGAGGACTACGCCGCCGTGAACTGTCCCGTGCTCGCCGTGAGCGGCTGGGCCGACGGGTATTCCAACTCCGTCTTCCGGCTGCTGCGCCATCTCCGGGTGCCTCGTCAGGGCCTCATCGGGCCGTGGTCGCACAAGTACCCGCACCTCGGTGTGCCCGGCCCTGCCATCGGATTCCTCCAGGAGCTGGTCCGCTGGTGGGATCACTGGCTCAAAGGCATCGACAACGGCGTCATGGACGAGCCGATGCTGCGGATCTGGATGCAGGAGAGCGCCAAACCGGCCACGGCGTACGAGCAGCGGCCCGGCAGGTGGATCGGCGAGCCGTCGTGGCCGTCGCCGCACATCGAGGTCACCGGGTTCACACTGCTGCCCAACCGGCTGGTGCGCGCACCGGACGCCGAGGACAGCGAGGACGGCGCGAACGGCGAGAACAGTGAGGCGCTGACCATCGAATCGCCGCTGTCGGTCGGCCAGTTCGCGGGCAAGTGGTGCTCGTACAACGCGCCGCCCGACCTGCCCTACGACCAGAGGGAGGAGGACGGTGGGTCGCTGGTGTTCGACACCGGCGTACTCACACAGCGCCACGAGATCCTCGGCTCTCCCGTCGTGCACCTCGAACTGAGCGCCGACCGGCCGAACGCGATGGTGACGGTGCGGCTTTCCGACGTCTCTCCGGAGGGCAGGGCCACGCGCGTGAGTTACGGCCTGCTCAACCTCACCCACCGCAACGGGCACGACCGGCCGGAACCGCTCGAACCGCACCGGCGTTACCGCGTGAGCGTGCCGCTCAACGGGGTGGCGCAGGCGTTCCCCGCGGGGCACCGCGTGCGCATCGCCGTGTCCACCTCCTACTGGCCGCTGGCGTGGCCTCCGCCGGAACCGGTGCGGCTGACGGTGTTCCCTGCCCGCAGTTCGGTGACGCTGCCGGTGCGTCCGCCCCGGCACGACGAGACCCACGCCGAACCGTTCGACGAACCGGAGGGAGCACCACCGCCGCCCGTGCGGCGGCTCCGGCCGGGGGAAGGACGCTGGACCGTGTCACGGGACCTCGTGGAGTACCGGTCGGCGCTCGACGTCGTCAAGGAACTCGGCGTGTTGCACTTCGACGACATCGACCTCGACGTGAGCAGGCGGGCCGACGAACACTACGAGTGGGTCGCCGACGACTTCGGCTCGGCACGGGGCAGCGTGGACTGGACCATGCGGTTCACCCGGGGAGAGTGGGACGCCTCCTCGGTCACGCACACCACGCTCGCGTGCACGCCGACGGAGTTCCTCGTGCACGCCAGGCTGGACGCCTACGAGGGCGAGCAGCGGGTCTTCTCCCGCAACTGGCACACCTCGATACCGCGCGATCACGTGTGA